One genomic window of Camelina sativa cultivar DH55 chromosome 5, Cs, whole genome shotgun sequence includes the following:
- the LOC104786910 gene encoding protein NUCLEAR FUSION DEFECTIVE 4-like isoform X2 yields the protein MGNDETVRFLIHLFNGRWFMVFASFLIMACAGATYLFGTYSKDIKSTLGYDQTTLNLLGFFKDLGANVGVLSGLIAEVTPTWFVLTIGSAMNFVGYFMIWLTVTGKVAKPKVWQMCLYICIGANSQNFANTGALVTCVKNFPESRGVMLGLLKGYVGLSGAIMTQLYFAIYGNDSKSLILLIAWLPAAVSLVFVYLIREKKVVRQRNELSVFYQFLYISIFLALFLMAMNIAEKQVHFSKAAYAASATICCVLLFVPLTVSVKQEIEVWNMKKLPIEEPSEVKVEKPKKEVDLDQDKTAKVDLEEKETKSCFLTVFSPPPRGEDYTILQALLSTDMIILFVATFCGLGSSLTAVDNLGQIGESLGYPNHTVSSFVSLVSIWNYFGRVFSGFVSEYLLAKYKLPRPLMMTLVLLLSCAGHLLIAFPVPGSVYIASILMGFSFGAQLPLLFAIISELFGLKYYSTLFNCGQLASPLGSYILNVRVTGMLYDREALKQLAAQGLTRKDVKDLTCLGSQCFKLPFVILAAVTFFGALVALVLAMRTREFYKGDIYKKFRESHESESEIVVSDSRKS from the exons ATGGGAAACGACGAGACCGTACGATTCTTGATCCACCTATTCAATGGAAGATGGTTCATGGTGTTTGCTTCGTTCCTCATCATGGCTTGCGCTGGAGCTACCTATCTCTTTGGGacttactccaaagatattaaATCAACACTTGGTTACGACCAGACAACGTTAAACCTCTTAGGTTTCTTCAAAGATCTTGGAGCAAACGTCGGCGTCTTGTCCGGACTCATTGCTGAGGTCACACCGACTTGGTTCGTCCTTACCATTGGTTCCGCGATGAACTTTGTCGGTTACTTCATGATCTGGCTTACCGTCACAGGTAAAGTCGCGAAGCCAAAGGTTTGGCAAATGTGTCTTTACATTTGTATTGGAGCCAACTCGCAGAACTTTGCAAACACAGGAGCTTTGGTTACTTGTGTTAAGAATTTCCCTGAgagcagaggagttatgcttgGCTTGCTTAAGGGTTACGTTGGGCTAAGTGGAGCAATCATGACACAGCTTTATTTTGCTATCTATGGAAACGATTCCAAGTCTTTGATTCTGTTGATAGCATGGTTGCCTGCTGCGGTTTCTCTCGTGTTTGTGTATttgataagagagaagaaggttGTGAG GCAGAGGAATGAGCTCAGTGTGTTTTACCAATTCCtttatatttctatattctTGGCTTTGTTCCTTATGGCAATGAACATTGCTGAGAAGCAAGTTCATTTCTCCAAAGCCGCTTATGCGGCAAGCGCTACGATCTGCTGTGTTTTGCTCTTTGTGCCTCTTACGGTTTCGGTTAAACAAGAGATTGAAGTTTGGAACATGAAGAAGTTGCCTATCGAAGAACCGAGTGAGGTCAAAGTTGAAAAACCCAAGAAAGAAGTTGATCTTGATCAGGACAAAACCGCCAAGGTGGATCTAGAAGAGAAGGAGACAAAATCTTGTTTCTTGACGGTGTTTTCTCCACCGCCAAGAGGGGAAGATTACACAATACTACAAGCATTGTTAAGCACCGACATGATAATCCTATTTGTCGCTACATTCTGTGGTTTAGGATCGAGCTTAACAGCCGTAGACAACCTCGGGCAGATAGGGGAATCCCTTGGCTACCCGAACCACACGGTTAGCTCTTTCGTGTCTCTAGTCAGCATATGGAACTACTTCGGTCGTGTATTCTCAGGTTTTGTCTCGGAATACTTGCTTGCAAAGTATAAATTACCACGACCGCTCATGATGACATTAGTCCTCTTATTGAGTTGTGCTGGCCACCTTCTCATTGCGTTCCCCGTACCGGGCTCAGTATATATCGCGTCTATTCTAATGGGATTCTCTTTCGGTGCACAACTTCCTTTGCTCTTTGCCATCATCTCAGAACTTTTCGGGCTTAAGTACTACTCTACATTGTTCAATTGTGGACAGCTTGCTAGTCCCCTCGGTTCATACATCCTCAACGTTCGTGTCACGGGAATGCTTTACGATAGAGAGGCCTTGAAGCAACTAGCAGCCCAAGGGCTAACTCGGAAAGATGTAAAGGACTTGACTTGCCTAGGAAGTCAATGTTTTAAGTTGCCGTTTGTGATTTTGGCTGCAGTAACGTTTTTTGGAGCGCTTGTGGCTTTGGTTCTAGCAATGAGGACGAGAGAGTTTTACAAAGGTGATATATACAAGAAGTTTAGGGAGAGTCATGAATCCGAATCTGAAATTGTTGTCTCGGATTCAAGAAAATCTTGA
- the LOC104786907 gene encoding uncharacterized protein LOC104786907 — MDRQQQNYLLGWAHQNQCGIKTMEELRHSLLHTTMELEQTRMVANEELNTKDDQIMQLKDLLNKAIKERDEAQERYKRLLLDQNFIHQRQTDEEQDPNINGFHSSDGEESIVSSFEPPMEIELDFPEMTLPEKGKLLKAVVKAGPLLQTLLLAGQLPQWRHPPPQLESFDIPPVIIAEASPLSQDSCGNNLNRKRVHCDESDSKRGTKYQRLLP; from the exons ATGGATAGACAACAGCAAAATTATCTACTTGGTTGGGCTCACCAAAACCAGTGTGGTATAAAG acGATGGAAGAGTTAAGGCACTCGCTTCTGCACACAACAATGGAGTTAGAGCAAACTAGAATGGTGGCCAATGAAGAACTCAACACCAAAGACGACCAGATAATGCAGCTCAAAGATCTTCTCAACAAAGCTatcaaagagagagatgaagcaCAAGAGAGATACAAGAGGCTTCTTCTTGATCAAAACTTCATCCATCAACGCCAAACCGACGAAGAGCAAGATCCAAACATCAATGGTTTCCACTCATCCGACGGCGAAGAAAGCATTGTCTCATCTTTCGAACCGCCGATGGAAATCGAGTTAGATTTCCCGGAGATGACATTACCGGAGAAAGGTAAGCTTCTAAAGGCGGTGGTGAAGGCAGGGCCTCTGCTTCAGACTCTGCTTCTAGCTGGACAGCTTCCACAATGGCGTCATCCACCGCCACAACTTGAGTCCTTTGATATCCCACCGGTGATTATTGCTGAAGCATCGCCATTGTCACAAGATAGTTGTGGGAATAATCTAAACAGGAAGAGGGTTCACTGTGACGAGTCTGACTCCAAAAGAGGGACCAAGTACCAAAGGCTTTTGCCTTGA
- the LOC104786908 gene encoding uncharacterized protein LOC104786908 yields the protein MDLDGPLDFEDEDPLVNPPAITEKRKKAIGLDDLLSDFYKEKSKLIDKQNKKKRKVSKVYDSDDDEEHGKVAMLSQCVDEVHNQMNEIAGEEDYQEWGLYMFGYQKTPIPSPHVDLDSCFLLKEFMNNQLNLMVDLNVDEGTTFLEGLLVSGLLTRLILTCARVEKLICKWTFNTLLYSSKEDLRSSACDFWCSILLSQNEVNGAAPVEINWLPNYQELTEALDTYGFRINSSQDVELTETDSESQGPPQNIRAWLKLVTACCQIRCKNPIFSTSQVEQMAEILVLLLLDRGLVGLSLLLQDCLISVVGSFKDEEWVSSCRKIAISLASRVPQDMNCLRIVESVSGVDARNKYLRSSIANQILVVLLDHKDSDENLLSSLMSINVKEKGCNLFKTYIFVVLAENWLFSSKLVDEKPVLRDMWAVFLRNCSCQINSTDLRPYASKVRTKAAYLLQGCSSN from the exons ATGGATTTGGATGGACCACTTGATTTCGAGGACGAAGATCCTCTGGTTAACCCACCAGCGATAACTGAGAAAAG GAAGAAGGCTATTGGTTTGGATGATCTTCTATCTGATTTTTACAAAGAGAAGAGTAAGCTTATAGAcaagcaaaacaagaagaaacgCAAAGTCTCTAAGGTTTacgattctgatgatgatgaggaacaCGGCAAAGTAGCAATGCTTTCTCAATGTGTTGATGAGGTTCATAATCAG atgaatGAGATTGCTGGTGAAGAAGATTATCAAGAATGGGGATTATATATGTTTGGATATCAG AAAACTCCAATACCTTCACCGCATGTTGATCTTGATAGTTGCTTCTTGTTGAAAGAGTTTATGAATAATCAGTTGAATCTGATGGTGGATCTTAACGTAGATGAAG GAACGACTTTTCTCGAAGGATTGCTGGTTAGTGGCTTGCTCACAAGGCTGATCTTGACGTGTGCACGAGTGGAAAAACTCATATGCAAATGGACGTTTAATACAT TGTTGTATTCGTCGAAAGAAGATCTGAGATCATCTGCTTGTGACTTTTGGTGTTCCATATTGTTATCACAGAACGAG GTTAATGGAGCAGCTCCTGTTGAAATTAACTGGCTTCCTAACTATCAGGAACTTACAGAAGCTCTTGATACATATGGGTTCAGAATTAATTCTTCACAAGATGTTGAACTAACAGAAACAG ATTCTGAGTCTCAAGGTCCTCCTCAGAATATTAGAGCTTGGCTCAAACTTGTCACAGCCTGTTGTCAAATTAG GTGTAAAAATCCCATTTTTTCCACTTCACAAGTTGAACAGATGGCCGAAATCCTTGTACTACTGCTCTTAGATCGCGGTCTTGTAGGTCTTTCACTTCTCTTACAAGACTGCTTAATATCTGTTGTTGGATCCTTCAAAGATGAAGAATGGGTTTCAAGCTGCAGGAAAATAGCAATCTCTCTTGCTTCCAG AGTTCCTCAAGACATGAATTGTTTGAGGATAGTGGAATCCGTATCAGGTGTTGATGCTCGAAACAAGTATCTGAGAAGTTCCATTGCAAATCAAATACTTGTTGTCTTACTTGACCATAAG GACAGCGACGAAAATTTGTTGAGCTCGCTGATGTCTATCAATGTGAAGGAGAAAGGTTGCAACCTTTTCAAAACTTACATTTTCGTGGTTTTGGCGGAGAACTGGCTCTTCTCCAGTAAATTGGTAGATGAAAAGCCAGTACTGAGGGACATGTGGGCTGTGTTTCTCAGAAACTGTTCTTGTCAGATCAACAGCACCGATCTTAGGCCCTATGCATCAAAA GTTCGTACCAAAGCTGCCTATCTTCTTCAAGGATGCAGCAGCAACTGA
- the LOC104786910 gene encoding protein NUCLEAR FUSION DEFECTIVE 4-like isoform X1 has translation MGNDETVRFLIHLFNGRWFMVFASFLIMACAGATYLFGTYSKDIKSTLGYDQTTLNLLGFFKDLGANVGVLSGLIAEVTPTWFVLTIGSAMNFVGYFMIWLTVTGKVAKPKVWQMCLYICIGANSQNFANTGALVTCVKNFPESRGVMLGLLKGYVGLSGAIMTQLYFAIYGNDSKSLILLIAWLPAAVSLVFVYLIREKKVVRQRNELSVFYQFLYISIFLALFLMAMNIAEKQVHFSKAAYAASATICCVLLFVPLTVSVKQEIEVWNMKKLPIEEPSEVKVEKPKKEVDLDQDKTAKVDLEEKETKSCFLTVFSPPPRGEDYTILQALLSTDMIILFVATFCGLGSSLTAVDNLGQIGESLGYPNHTVSSFVSLVSIWNYFGRVFSGFVSEYLLAKYKLPRPLMMTLVLLLSCAGHLLIAFPVPGSVYIASILMGFSFGAQLPLLFAIISELFGLKYYSTLFNCGQLASPLGSYILNVRVTGMLYDREALKQLAAQGLTRKDVKDLTCLGSQCFKLPFVILAAVTFFGALVALVLAMRTREFYKGDIYKKFRESHESESEIVVSDSRKS, from the coding sequence ATGGGAAACGACGAGACCGTACGATTCTTGATCCACCTATTCAATGGAAGATGGTTCATGGTGTTTGCTTCGTTCCTCATCATGGCTTGCGCTGGAGCTACCTATCTCTTTGGGacttactccaaagatattaaATCAACACTTGGTTACGACCAGACAACGTTAAACCTCTTAGGTTTCTTCAAAGATCTTGGAGCAAACGTCGGCGTCTTGTCCGGACTCATTGCTGAGGTCACACCGACTTGGTTCGTCCTTACCATTGGTTCCGCGATGAACTTTGTCGGTTACTTCATGATCTGGCTTACCGTCACAGGTAAAGTCGCGAAGCCAAAGGTTTGGCAAATGTGTCTTTACATTTGTATTGGAGCCAACTCGCAGAACTTTGCAAACACAGGAGCTTTAGTTACTTGTGTTAAGAATTTCCCTGAgagcagaggagttatgcttgGTTTGCTTAAAGGTTACGTTGGGCTAAGTGGCGCAATCATGACTCAGCTTTATTTTGCGATCTATGGAAACGATTCCAAGTCTTTGATTCTGTTGATAGCATGGTTGCCTGCTGCGGTTTCTCTCGTGTTTGTGTATttgataagagagaagaaggttGTGAGGCAGAGGAATGAGCTCAGTGTGTTTTACCAATTCCtttatatttctatattctTGGCTTTGTTCCTTATGGCAATGAACATTGCTGAGAAGCAAGTTCATTTCTCCAAAGCCGCTTATGCGGCAAGCGCTACGATCTGCTGTGTTTTGCTCTTTGTGCCTCTTACGGTTTCGGTTAAACAAGAGATTGAAGTTTGGAACATGAAGAAGTTGCCTATCGAAGAACCGAGTGAGGTCAAAGTTGAAAAACCCAAGAAAGAAGTTGATCTTGATCAGGACAAAACCGCCAAGGTGGATCTAGAAGAGAAGGAGACAAAATCTTGTTTCTTGACGGTGTTTTCTCCACCGCCAAGAGGGGAAGATTACACAATACTACAAGCATTGTTAAGCACCGACATGATAATCCTATTTGTCGCTACATTCTGTGGTTTAGGATCGAGCTTAACAGCCGTAGACAACCTCGGGCAGATAGGGGAATCCCTTGGCTACCCGAACCACACGGTTAGCTCTTTCGTGTCTCTAGTCAGCATATGGAACTACTTCGGTCGTGTATTCTCAGGTTTTGTCTCGGAATACTTGCTTGCAAAGTATAAATTACCACGACCGCTCATGATGACATTAGTCCTCTTATTGAGTTGTGCTGGCCACCTTCTCATTGCGTTCCCCGTACCGGGCTCAGTATATATCGCGTCTATTCTAATGGGATTCTCTTTCGGTGCACAACTTCCTTTGCTCTTTGCCATCATCTCAGAACTTTTCGGGCTTAAGTACTACTCTACATTGTTCAATTGTGGACAGCTTGCTAGTCCCCTCGGTTCATACATCCTCAACGTTCGTGTCACGGGAATGCTTTACGATAGAGAGGCCTTGAAGCAACTAGCAGCCCAAGGGCTAACTCGGAAAGATGTAAAGGACTTGACTTGCCTAGGAAGTCAATGTTTTAAGTTGCCGTTTGTGATTTTGGCTGCAGTAACGTTTTTTGGAGCGCTTGTGGCTTTGGTTCTAGCAATGAGGACGAGAGAGTTTTACAAAGGTGATATATACAAGAAGTTTAGGGAGAGTCATGAATCCGAATCTGAAATTGTTGTCTCGGATTCAAGAAAATCTTGA
- the LOC104786906 gene encoding protein UPSTREAM OF FLC-like, whose amino-acid sequence MEARMKKYSREVSPERAKVWTEKSPKYHQKVKKVPIVYYLSKNRQLEHPHFMEVLMSSPNGLYLRDVIERLNVLRGRGMASMYSWSSKRSYRNGFVWHDLSEDDLILPAHGNEYVLKGSELFDESNSDQFSPIVNTASQNMKQIVVEPPSSRSNDDSSSSSSMNNGKGNNKHCQEDDELSPPALRSVSSGVSPDSRDAKNSSSWCLAEYKVYKSEGLADASTQTDETVSGCGKKPIETFSRGVSTDDDGSSEPETSENNLASEASCAAGKEMESAEISRNSVSPPFSNSASSLGAKTDTLESLIRADVSKMNSFRILEQEDVRMPAHSRLRASNMLMQLISCGSISVKDNNFGLVPTYKPKFGHSKFQSPFFSSSFMMGDFDRLSETPSLMGLRLEEKEYFSGSLVETKLQKKDAVDCNASLKRSSSYNGDRASNQMGVAENGDSKPGGSKYNLGSRKASSLFSKQQPRSESMRSPVSEKKRTSSEDTTKNIPCPTKTHEVCSKRITESSRKPDSFREDDEKVIKIDERLASGARVRIESKVPSDEP is encoded by the exons ATGGAAGCAAGGATGAAGAAGTACAGTAGAGAAGTGAGTCCAGAGAGAGCAAAAGTATGGACTGAGAAATCACCAAAGTATCATCAAAAGGTTAAGAAAGTCCCAATTGTTTATTACCTATCCAAGAATCGTCAACTTGAGCATCCTCATTTCATGGAGGTTCTGATGTCTTCTCCTAATGGTTTATACTTAAGAG ATGTTATAGAGAGGCTTAATGTTCTTAGAGGTAGAGGAATGGCTTCAATGTACTCTTGGTCTAGTAAAAG AAGCTATAGGAATGGTTTTGTTTGGCATGATTTATCAGAAGATGATTTGATTTTACCAGCTCATGGGAATGAGTATGTTCTTAAAGGTTCTGAGCTGTTTGATGAATCCAATTCAG ATCAGTTTAGTCCAATTGTGAATACAGCGAGTCAAAACATGAAGCAGATAGTTGTGGAGCCACCATCATCTAGAAGTAATGATgattcgtcttcgtcttcgagTATGAACAATGGGAAAGGAAATAATAAGCATTGTCAAGAAGATGATGAGCTTTCTCCACCAGCTCTTCGCTCTGTCTCTTCTGGTGTATCCCCTGATTCAAGAGACGCAAAGAACTCATCTTCTTGGTGTTTGGCCGAGTACAAAGTGTACAAGAGCGAAGGACTCGCAGATGCGTCTACACAAACCGATGAAACTGTGAGTGGTTGTGGTAAAAAACCAATAGAGACTTTTAGTAGAGGTGTTTCaactgatgatgatggatcATCAGAACCTGAAACCAGCGAAAACAATCTCGCGAGCGAGGCTTCTTGTGCGGCGGGGAAGGAGATGGAGAGTGCAGAAATATCAAGAAACTCTGTCTCGCCGCCTTTTTCCAATAGTGCTTCTTCCTTGGGAGCAAAGACTGATACTTTGGAGTCTCTCATAAGAGCTGATGTTAGTAAGATGAATAGTTTTAGGATTCTTGAACAAGAAGATGTTCGAATGCCCGCTCATTCTAGGCTTAGGGCCTCGAATATGCTGATGCAGTTGATATCATGTGGTTCAATATCAGTCAAGGATAACAACTTTGGCCTTGTCCCAACTTACAAACCTAAATTTGGCCACTCGAAGTTTCAGTCtcctttcttctcctcatcGTTTATGATGGGAGATTTTGATCGTTTGTCGGAAACACCGAGCTTAATGGGATTGAGATTGGAGGAGAAAGAGTATTTTAGTGGGAGTTTGGTCGAGACGAAGCTACAAAAGAAGGATGCAGTGGATTGTAATGCTTCTCTTAAGCGTTCTTCATCTTACAATGGTGACAG GGCATCTAACCAAATGGGTGTAGCAGAGAACGGGGACTCGAAACCCGGTGGTTCGAAATACAATTTAGGATCAAGAAAGGCTTCTTCTTTATTCAGCAAGCAACAACCGCGGAGTGAGTCAATGAGATCTCCTGTCTCAGAGAAGAAAAGAACCTCATCGGAAGATACTACCAAGAACATTCCGTGTCCCACTAAAACACATGAAGTTTGCAGTAAAAGAATAACAGAATCTTCAAGGAAGCCCGATTCATTCAGAGAAGACGATGAGAAAGTGATCAAGATCGACGAAAG GCTTGCTTCAGGAGCTCGGGTTAGAATCGAATCAAAAGTACCTTCAGATGAGCCTTAA
- the LOC104786909 gene encoding presenilin-like protein At2g29900 (The sequence of the model RefSeq protein was modified relative to this genomic sequence to represent the inferred CDS: added 32 bases not found in genome assembly), with protein sequence MFTVVLLVCILNSDPSSSSSASFSSIATAAYSESDSDSSWDKFVGAFLNSLVFVAAITVATFVLVLLFYLRCVKFLKFYMGFSAFIVLGNLGGEILVLLIDRFRFPIDCITFLILLFNFSVVGVFAVFMSKFSILVTQGYLVWIGVLVAYFFTLLPEWTTWILLVALALYSCPQVHEMAMVSAIQEAQKDNVRSFNNYMLKVLEEDCRKEKRDFLHSLSKISMLPKTKMIDSSRGTHAGSLMALSPQVSSKPGMELVSMTNKPIHEKKSYVYAEVVKKLNSARERGLPFKLRKVEDKK encoded by the exons ATGTTCACCGTTGTTCTACTTGTCTGTATCCTAAACTCCgacccttcttcttcctcctccgcctctTTCTCCTCCATAGCCACCGCTGCTTACTCGGAGAGCGATTCGGATTCCTCATGGGACAAATTCGTAGGTGCCTTTTTGAATTCACTCGTCTTCGTCGCTGCAATCACTGTTGCAACGTTCGTTCTCGTCCTTCTCTTTTACCTCAGATGTGTTAAATTCTTGAAATTTTACATGGGTTTCTCAGCTTTCATCGTTTTAGGGAACTTAGGTGGAGAAATCTTAGTTTTATTGATCGATCGTTTTAGATTCCCGATTGATTGCATCACGTTTCTGATACTTTTATTCAATTTCTCCGTC TTCGATTTTGGTCACTCAAGGCTACTTGGTTTGGATTGGTGTTTTGGTTGCTTACTTCTTCACGTTATTGCCTGAATGGACTACTTGGATTCTTCTCGTAGCTTTGGCACTTTATTCTTGTCCCCAGGTTCATGAAATGGCAATGGTATCGGCTATACAGGAGGCTCAAAAAGATAACGTTCGAAGCTTTAACAACTACATGTTGAAAGTTTTGGAG GAGGActgtagaaaagaaaaacgtgACTTTCTTCATAGCCTTAGCAAAATCTCAATGTTACCTAAGACCAAGATGATCGATTCAAGCAGAGGCACTCATGCTGGTTCACTAATGGCTTTGAGTCCTCAAGTATCTTCAAAACCTGGAATGGAACTGGTGTCTATGACTAACAAACCCATTCATGAGAAAAAGTCATATGTCTATGCCGAGGTTGTGAAGAAACTAAACTCTGCAAGAGAACGAGGCTTGCCATTTAAA CTGAGAAAAGTAGAAGACAAGAAGTGA
- the LOC104786905 gene encoding transcription factor FER-LIKE IRON DEFICIENCY-INDUCED TRANSCRIPTION FACTOR-like gives MDGRVNALSNMNDLELHNFLVDPNFDQFINLIRGDQHHHHQTIDDNPVLDFDLGPLQSSPCFIDESQFIPTPVDDLFDELPDLDSNVAESFRSFDGESVRAGGGEEDEEDYNDGDDSSATTTNNDGTRKNKTDRSRTLISERRRRGRMKDKLYALRSLVPNITKMDKASIVGDAVLYVQELQSQAKKLKSDIAGLEASLNSTGGYQEPVPDAQKTQPFRGISPPVSKKIVQMDVIQVEEKGFYVRLVCNKGEGVAPSLYKSLESLTSFQVQNSNLSSPSPDRYLLTYTLDGTCFEQSLNLPNLKLWITGSLLNQGFEFIKPFT, from the exons atgGACGGAAGAGTCAATGCTCTTTCCAACATGAACGATCTAGAACTTCACAATTTCTTGGTCGATCCAAACTTCGATCAGTTCATAAACCTCATACGAGGagatcaacatcatcatcatcaaaccatCGACGACAACCCAGTTCTTGATTTCGATCTTGGTCCATTACAAAGCAGCCCGTGTTTCATCGACGAGAGCCAGTTCATCCCTACACCTGTCGATGACCTGTTCGACGAATTGCCTGACTTAGACTCCAATGTCGCTGAATCGTTCCGTAGCTTTGACGGTGAGAGTGTTAGAGCTGGCGgcggtgaagaagatgaagaagattacAACGACGGTGATGATTCATCAGCCACTACGACGAATAACGATGGAACACGTAAGAATAAGACTGATCGGTCTAGGACTTTGATCTCTGAGAGAAGGAGGAGAGGTCGAATGAAGGATAAGCTTTACGCTTTGAGATCTCTTGTTCCCAACATTACTAAG ATGGATAAAGCATCCATAGTTGGAGATGCGGTGTTGTATGTTCAAGAACTTCAATCACAAGCCAAAAAACTCAAATCCGATATCGCGGGCCTTGAAGCTTCTTTAAACTCTACTGGAGGGTACCAAGAACCTGTTCCTGATGCTCAAAAGACTCAACCTTTTCGCGGTATCAGTCCTCCTGTTTCCAAGAAGATCGTTCAG ATGGATGTTATTCAAGTGGAGGAGAAAGGGTTTTATGTGAGATTGGTGTGTAATAAAGGAGAAGGTGTTGCTCCATCTCTATACAAGTCTTTGGAGTCTCTTACAAGTTTCCAAGTTCAGAACTCCAACTTAAGCTCTCCTTCTCCTGACAGATACCTCTTGACATATACGTTAGAT GGGACATGCTTTGAACAGAGCTTAAACTTGCCTAACCTGAAGCTTTGGATTACTGGATCACTTCTAAACCAAgggtttgaattcatcaagcCATTCACTTGA